A region of Ochotona princeps isolate mOchPri1 chromosome 9, mOchPri1.hap1, whole genome shotgun sequence DNA encodes the following proteins:
- the SLC7A13 gene encoding solute carrier family 7 member 13: MDQEKKIQLKRVFGYYWGTNFLIINMIGAGIFVAPKGVLEYSRMNVGLSLCIWSICAVLSVVSSLCYAEIGITFPCSGAHYYFLKRCFGSLIAFLKLWTEVFVGSGLVAGQALLFAEYSVQPFYLSCPAPELPKTCLALAVLWTAGILNCRGVKEVTWLQTVSTVLKMAILGLISLGGVLLLLRGKRENVGWLQNAFDAEFPDASQLTEAIFQGYFAFSGGDCLTYVAGELKKPRKTIPKCVLTAVPLVTVVYLLTNISFLTVLTPREILTSDAVAITWTDRVFPSLTWVIPFAISASLFSNLLINIFEASRVTYIASEEGQLPLLFYMLNIHSSPLLSVLLIVIMASFAIVLTSLMDLINYLYFMISFWSVLAMIGILKLRYQEPDLPRPYKVFSPFILVTMAVSLCLVLIPLAKSPKMHYVYVLLFSFSGLLFYIPFIHFKLRPVWFEKMTCYLQLLFNICYPDRSDEQMSEAAT; encoded by the exons ATGGATCAAGAGAAGAAAATCCAACTTAAGAGAGTATTTGGATATTACTGGGGCACAAATTTTTTGATAATTAATATGATTGGTGCAGGAATTTTTGTGGCTCCCAAAGGGGTCCTGGAGTACTCGCGCATGAATGTGGGGCTCTCCTTGTGTATTTGGAGTATCTGTGCCGTGTTGTCCGTGGTGAGCAGTCTCTGCTATGCCGAGATAGGCATAACCTTCCCGTGCAGTGGGGCTCATTACTACTTTCTCAAGAGATGCTTCGGCTCCTTGATCGCTTTCCTGAAACTCTGGACAGAAGTGTTTGTGGGGTCAGGGTTGGTCGCTGGCCAAGCCCTGCTCTTCGCTGAGTACAGCGTCCAGCCTTTTTATCTCAGTTGCCCTGCCCCCGAACTACCAAAGACGTGTCTAGCACTGGCTGTGCTGTGGACTGCGGGGATTCTGAACTGTCGCGGTGTGAAGGAAGTGACTTGGCTGCAGACAGTTAGCACGGTGCTCAAAATGGCCATCCTTGGCCTCATTTCCCTGGGcggagtgctgctgctgctgagaggGAAAAGGGAGAATGTAGGATGGCTTCAGAATGCTTTTGATGCTGAGTTTCCAGATGCTTCCCAGCTGACAGAAGCTATCTTCCAAGGATACTTTGCATTTTCTGGAGGGGACTGCCTTACATATGTAGCAG GGGAGCTGAAGAAACCTAGAAAGACAATTCCCAAATGTGTGCTTACAGCAGTCCCTCTAGTGACCGTGGTTTATTTGCTGACCAACATCTCCTTCCTGACTGTTCTGACACCAAGGGAGATTCTGACTTCAG ATGCTGTGGCTATCACATGGACCGATCGAGTTTTTCCTTCATTAACATGGGTTATTCCCTTTGCTATTTCTGCCTCATTGTTTAGCAACCTTCTGATTAATATATTTGAAGCATCGAGGGTAACATACATCGCCAGTGAAGAGGGTCAACTGCCTTTATTGTTTTATATGCTCAACATTCACTCATCTCCACTTTTATCTGTGCTTCTCATTGTCATAATGGCATCCTTTGCGATTGTCTTAACAAGCCTCATGGATTTGATAAACTAtctttattttatgatttcattttggTCTGTGTTAGCAATGATAGGGATACTGAAGCTCAGATACCAGGAGCCTGATCTACCTAGACCTTATAAG GTATTTTCACCATTTATACTGGTAACAATGGCTGTCAGCCTGTGCTTGGTTCTTATACCGTTGGCGAAGTCTCCAAAAATGCATTATGTCTATgtacttctcttttctttcagtgGACTTCTGTTTTATATCCCTTTTATACACTTTAAATTACGACCGGTTTGGTTTGAGAAGATGACTTGCTATTTACAGCTATTATTTAATATTTGCTACCCTGATAGATCGGATGAACAGATGTCAGAAgcagcaacttaa